One Apostichopus japonicus isolate 1M-3 chromosome 7, ASM3797524v1, whole genome shotgun sequence genomic region harbors:
- the LOC139969940 gene encoding mitochondrial inner membrane protease subunit 1-like isoform X2 translates to MIHYMVIYMKPWQNFSNGHFNLCTGPSMLPTVEDDSVLLTEHVSTRLLCKVNRGDVVVFKSPLNPDCFLCKRVVALEFDHMPDETSWRFTRMRQYVPRGHVWVEGDNRRNSMDSRCFGPIPVGLIRGRAIYKVWPFSSVGLLPER, encoded by the exons ATGATACattatatggttatatatatgaAGCCATGGCAAAACTTCTCCAATGGTCACTTCAACTTG TGCACTGGTCCCTCAATGCTTCCTACTGTCGAAGATGATAGCGTTCTCCTGACGGAGCATGTGAGCACTAGACTTCTGTGCAAGGTGAACAG GGGTGATGTGGTCGTTTTCAAGTCTCCACTGAATCCTGACTGCTTCCTTTGCAAGAGAGTTGTTGCTTTAGAATTTGACCATATGCCTGATGAAACGTCCTGGAGGTTTACTAGAATGAGGCAATAT GTTCCAAGAGGCCATGTATGGGTTGAAGGTGATAACCGAAGGAATTCTATGGACTCTAGATGTTTTGGCCCCATACCAGTGGGACTTATACGAGGCAGAGCTATCTATAAG GTCTGGCCGTTCAGTTCTGTGGGTTTACTGCCTGAGAGGTGA
- the LOC139969940 gene encoding mitochondrial inner membrane protease subunit 1-like isoform X1 — MAKLLQWSLQLGKYGGVIYCCTHFVTEYIVDFTWCTGPSMLPTVEDDSVLLTEHVSTRLLCKVNRGDVVVFKSPLNPDCFLCKRVVALEFDHMPDETSWRFTRMRQYVPRGHVWVEGDNRRNSMDSRCFGPIPVGLIRGRAIYKVWPFSSVGLLPER, encoded by the exons ATGGCAAAACTTCTCCAATGGTCACTTCAACTTGGCAAGTATGGTGGAGTGATTTATTGTTGTACACATTTTGTGACCGAGTACATTGTGGATTTTACGTGG TGCACTGGTCCCTCAATGCTTCCTACTGTCGAAGATGATAGCGTTCTCCTGACGGAGCATGTGAGCACTAGACTTCTGTGCAAGGTGAACAG GGGTGATGTGGTCGTTTTCAAGTCTCCACTGAATCCTGACTGCTTCCTTTGCAAGAGAGTTGTTGCTTTAGAATTTGACCATATGCCTGATGAAACGTCCTGGAGGTTTACTAGAATGAGGCAATAT GTTCCAAGAGGCCATGTATGGGTTGAAGGTGATAACCGAAGGAATTCTATGGACTCTAGATGTTTTGGCCCCATACCAGTGGGACTTATACGAGGCAGAGCTATCTATAAG GTCTGGCCGTTCAGTTCTGTGGGTTTACTGCCTGAGAGGTGA
- the LOC139969939 gene encoding WD repeat domain phosphoinositide-interacting protein 4-like, whose product MALRGVYSLQFNQDQGCFSCAMESGVRIYNVEPLAPRLRLEKDVVGSVTRIEMLNRTNLIAIVGGGKMPKFDENTVLIWDDFMKKFVLELTFPAWVLNVKLRKDKIVVVLCNQIYVYSFPNDPQKLFTFDTRPNPQGVCALSPSSDHQILVFPGHKQGSIQIPDLSVVESGFSSSPVTINAHQGEIQCIAINQEGTRVATASSKGTLIRVFDTTSRKQLVELRRGSDPATLYCINFSNDSCYLCASSDKGTVHVFALSNTTLNRRSTLAKVGIKGQYVESQWDLANFTVSAECACICAFVQPSSIIAACVDGTFHKYVFTPEGSCNREAYDEYLELGDDEEF is encoded by the exons ATGGCTTTGAGAGGAGTTTATTCCCTGCAATTTAATCAGGATCAAG GATGTTTCTCATGTGCGATGGAATCTGGTGTTAGAATCTATAATGTAGAGCCCCTCGCTCCAAGGCTTCGATTAG AGAAAGATGTTGTTGGCAGTGTCACCAGAATAGAAATGCTCAATAGAACCAACCTAATTGCTATTGTCG gaGGAGGAAAAATGCCAAAGTTTGATGAAAACACAGTCCTCATTTGGGATGATTTTATGAAGAAATTTGTCCTAGAGTTGACATTTCCAGCTTGGGTCCTAAATGTGAAACTCAGAAAAGATAA gATAGTTGTGGTTCTCTGCAaccaaatatatgtatatagttttcCAAATGATCCACAAAAGCTTTTCACATTTGACACCAGGCCAAATCCTCAAg GTGTCTGTGCTCTTTCCCCTTCCAGTGATCACCAGATATTAGTCTTTCCTGGTCACAAGCAAGGCAGTATACAGATTCCAGACTTGAGTGTAGTAGAATCAGGCTTTTCCAGTTCTCCTGTCACTATCAATGCCCATCAGGGTGAAATCCAGTGTATTGCAATAAACCAAGAGGGTACACGCGTGGCAACAGCATCATCAAAG GGGACATTAATCAGAGTATTTGACACTACATCTCGTAAGCAGCTAGTGGAGCTTAGAAGAGGATCTGACCCTGCTACCCTTTACTG CATCAACTTCAGTAACGATTCATGCTATCTGTGTGCATCTAGCGATAAAGGCACTGTCCACGTATTTGCCCTGAGTAACACCACATTAAACAGAAGATCAAC ACTTGCCAAGGTTGGAATCAAAGGCCAGTACGTGGAATCTCAGTGGGATTTGGCTAACTTTACGGTTTCGGCAGAATGTGCGTGTATCTGTGCCTTTGTGCAGCCGTCCTCAATCATCGCAGCCTGTGTCGATGGAACTTTCCACAAATACGTATTCACTCCGGAAGGCAGTTGTAACAGAGAGGCATACGATGAATACTTAGAACTCGGCGACGATGAAGAATTTTAA